From Micromonospora carbonacea:
GTCTACGCCTCCACCCTGGCCGGCGGCGGCGAACACCAGCCGATCACCCTCGGCATCTACCACTACATCGGCAACAACAACCAGCAGTGGAACGCGATCATGGCCACCGCCGTCGTCGCCTCCGTCCCCGCCGCCGTGCTGCTGGTCCTGGCCCAGCGGTACGTCTCGACGGGCGTGACCGCCGGCGCCGTCAAGGACTGACCTCCGGTGCTGTCAAGGACCGACCGCCCGCACGACAGAAAGGCACCCGTCACCCATGACCGTCGCCCCGCCCGGCCCGGAGTTCCCCATCCAGGACATCCCGTTCAGCTACCGCGGGTCCTGGCTCGACATCTCCCCGGTGATCGCCGAGAAGACGTACGCCGACGACCTGCACCTGGTCTCGCACCAGACCGGGCTGCACGCCGTGCTGCGCCTGACCCCCGCCGGGTCCGACGCCACGGTCGTCGCCACCCCCACGCTGCTCACCTGGCGCGACAGGGCCGGCCGGATCGAGGCCGTCTACGCGGGGCCGGACACCCTGCGGCTGCGGGGCCGGCGGCTCGGGCTGCGGATCGCCGCGGCGGCGGCCACCCTCACCCCGTTCAGCGGCACCTACCTCTACCTCGACCCGCTCGACGGCTCGCACGTGTTCACCTCGTACGAGACCGGTCGCCGCTACCGGGTCACCGTGCTCTCCGGCGCGCTGCGGCGGACCGGGGGCGTCGAGGCGCTCGGCACCGCCGACCGGTTCCTCGACCTCCCCGGCGACCAGCCGTGGGAGGTCGCGATCGAGGAGTACGCGACCGCCCGTGCGCCGCACGCCGCGACCGCCACCTTCGACCGGCTGCACCACGACCGCAGCACCGAGTTCGCCGCCTTCGTCGACGCGGTCGCGCCGTGGCGCGGCCCGGACACCCCGGCCGCCGACCTGGCCGCGTACGTGCTGTGGTCGGCCACCGTCGCCCCCGCGGGCTTCGTCACCCGGCCCGCCGTGCTGATGTCCAAGCACTGGATGGACAAGGTGTGGAGCTGGGACCACTGCTTCAACGCGATCGCCCTGGCCGCCGGCGAGCCGGAGCTGGCCTGGCACCAGTTCCACCTGCCCTTCGACCACCAGGACCCGGCCGGTGCCCTGCCCGACTCCGTCACCCACTCCGAGGTCCTGCACAACTACGTCAAGCCGCCCATCCACGGCTGGGCCCTGCGGCGCCTGCGCCGCCGCCTGCCCGCGCCGCCGGACCGGGCGGCGCTGGCCCGGACGTACGAGCGGCTGGCCCGCTGGACCGGGTTCTGGCTGGACGCGCGCCGGGCCCCCGGCCAGGACCTACCCCACTACCAGCACGGCAACGACAGCGGCTGGGACAACGCCACCACCTTCGACGGCGGGCGGGTCGTGCAGACCGCCGACCTCGCCGCGTTCCTGGTCGCGCAGCTGCGCTGCCTGGCCGACCTCGCCACCGAGCTGGGCGAGCCCGCCGGCCGCTGGTCCGCCGAGGCCGACCGGATCCGCGCGGCCCTGCTCCGCGACCTGTGGGACGGCGCGCGCTTCACCGCCCGCGACCCACGTACGGGGCGGCGGCGGGCGAGCCGCAGCCTGCTCGATTTGATGCCCGTCACGCTCGGCGCGGACCTGCCCACCCCGGTCGCCGCCGCGCTGGCCCGGGGCGTCGAGGCCCACCTGACCACGCACGGGCTGGCCACCGAGCCGCCGGACTCCGCCGACTACCTGGCCGACGGCTACTGGCGCGGCCCCATCTGGGCCCCCTCCACGGTGCTGGTCGAGGACGGGCTGCGCCGGGCCGGGCACACCGGCCTCGCCGACGAGATCAGCCGGCGCTTCCTCGCCCTGTGCGAGAAGTCCGGCTTCGCGGAGAACTTCGACGCCGAGACCGGCGCGGGGCTGCGGGACCGCGCCTACACCTGGACCGCCAGCAGCTACCTGATCCTCGCCGCCGCGCAGCAGGGGCGGCGGGCCGCCGGCGGGTAGCCGGGCCGGTCAGCGGGGTCGGGCCGGGCCGGTGCTGGACCGCAGCGAGACGGGCGGGTTGTAGAGGCGGTGGCGCGGCACGGCGCCGGGGGCGGCGATGATCTCCAACAGCAGCGCCACCGCCTCGGTGCCCATGTCGGCCATCGGCACGTCGGCGGCGGTCAGCGGCGGGGAGAAGTCCTCGGCCCAGTGCCGGGCGGCGACCCCGGTGACCGAGAAGTCCCCCGGCACGGCCAGCCCGGCGCCGGCCAGGGCGCGCTGCACCCCGGGCAGCGCGGCCTCGTTGATGGTGGCCATCGCGGTGAGCTGCGGGTACGTCGCGAGCAACTGCGCCACGCACGCCTCGCCGGAGGCGGCGTCGTCGCCGCAGCAGACGTCGACGCCGACCAGGCCCCGCTCCGCCACCGCCGCCCGGAAGCCGGCCAGCGCCCGGTGGCTGGGCCCATAGCCGGAGGCGACCAGCTCGGCGGAGCGGTTCACCAGCGCCACGTGCCGGTGCCCCAGGTCGGCCAGGTGGTGCACGCACCGGGCGATCAGCCCGGCGTAGTCGACGTCGATCCAGCTCATGCCGTGCGGCTCGGCCGTCCGGCCGATCGTGACGAACGGCAGGCCCACCTTGGCCAGCCGGGTCACCCGGTCGTCGGACAGCCGGATCTCCATCAGGACCACCCCGTCGACCCGCCGCCCGGCGACGATCCGCTCGAACGAGCGGTCGTGGTCGCCGCCGGACGGGGACAGCAGCACGTCCAGGTCGTGCCGGGCCGCCGCCTCGACGACGCTGGCGACGAAGCCCAGCTGCATGTCGGTCAGCCGCTGGCTGGCCGGGGGGATCACCAGCCCGAGGGTGCGGGTGCGCCCCTCCTTCAACGCGCGGGCGCTGGCGTTGGGGCGGTAGTCCAGCTCGTCGATGACCGCCTGGATCCGCTGCCGGGTCGGCTCCGACACGGTCCGCTTCCCGCTCAGCACGTACGACACGGTGCTGCGGGACACCCCCGCCCGCCGGGCGATCTCCCCGATGTTCATCACACCGCCCTCGACTCGACGCCCGCCCCGGCGCTCGGGGGACGGGCCACGCTCCGCGCCGAAGCATAGCCCTCCCCGTTACCCGCCCGGCCCGGGACAGTGGCCGGACCGTCACGCGGGGTTGCCTCCGTCAGGTGGCCGGCGGGCCGGGGAACCGCTACCGGGCGCGCTGGGCGGCCAGCGGGAAGGCGACCCCGGTCAGCTCCTCGGAGACCGTCCACAGGCGACGGGCGGCGGCGCCGTCGCGGGCGGCCTTCGACCGGCCGACGAGTTTCGGCGTGCCGCGAGCCTCGAGAAAGCCGCCCGGACCGGCGTAGCTGCCGCCCGGCACGTCGGCCACCGCCGCGTAGAGCGTGGGCAGCGCGCCGTCCTCGTCGCTCTGCGCCAGGCGGTCGGTCACCGCCGTCTGGAGCCGGTGCAGCAGGGAGCGGTCGCCGTCGAGGTGGCCGAGCAGGTTGGTGGCCGCGAGGCCGGGGTGGGCCACGGTCGCGCGCACCGGCGAGCCGGACTCGGTGAGCCGGCGGTGCAGCTCCGCGGTGAACAGCAGGTTCGCGAGCTTCGACTGGGCGTACGCGGGGAACGCCCGGTAGGGCCGGCGCTCCCAGTTGAGGTCGGCGAAGTCGATCCTCCCCGCCCGGTGCCCGCTGGAGGAGACGGTGACCACCCGCCCGCGGATCCGGGGCAGCAGCAGGTTGGTGAGCGCGAAGTGCCCGAGGTGGTTGGTGCCGAACTGGAGCTCGAACCCGTCGGCGGTGCGGCCCAGCGGCGGGATCATCACGCCGGCATTGTTGATCAGCACGTCGATCGGTTCGGCGTAGCCCTCGGCGAACGCGCGGACCGAGGCGAGGTCGGCGAGGTCGAGCCGGCGAACGTCGACGTCGCCGGTCATGGTCGCGGCGGCGGCTTCGCCCTTGGCGGGATCCCGGACGGCGAGCACGACGCGGGCGCCCCGGGCCGCGAGCGCGCGGGCGGCGGCGCGGCCGATGCCGCTGTTCGCGCCGGTGACGACGACGGTACGGCCGGTCATGGCGGGGAGCTGGGCGAGCGTGAATGTTGTCATGGGAAACAATGTATCCGGTGACAACAATGTCGGCAATGACGACATCGTTGGCTACCATGACCCGGTGCCCGCGTACCACCATGGAAACCTCCGCCCGACGTTGCTCGCCGCCGCCGAGCGCAGCCTGCGCCAGCACGGCGCGGAGCAGCTCTCGCTCCGCGAGCTGGCGCGGGAGGTCGGGGTCAGCCACGCCGCGCCGCGCCGGCACTTCCCCGACCGTCAGGCGCTGCTCGACGCGCTCGCCGAAGCCGGGTTCGCCCGGCTGCACGCACAACTCCGCGCGGCGCTCGCCGCCGCCGGGGGCGACTTCGGGCCGCGCCTGCACGCCATGGCGGCGGCCTACCTGCGGTTCGCCACCGAGGACGCCGCGCTGCTGGAGCTGATGTTCACCAGGAAGCACCGCGCGGGGGCCGATCATCTCGTCGAGGCCGCCGCCGCGCCGTTCGGGCTGATGCAGGACCTGATCGTGCAGGGGCAGGCGCAGGGGGTGCTGGAGCCCGGCGACCCGGAGCGCGTGGGCATCGTGCTGTTCGCGACGTTGCAGGGCATCGCCATGCTGGTCAACGGCAACCTGGTGGCGTCGGAGCTGCTCGACGGGATCACGCAGACCGCCGTCGACCAGTTCATCCGGGGATCGCGACGCCACTAGCCGGGCCGGCGGCCGGCACGCGACGCGCCGCCTGCGACGTCGTCGCCGCCCGGGAGGCCGGCGCGGGCGCGGCGCGCAGGGCCGGCGACGGGCCGGCCCTGCGCGCCCCCGACTCAGCTGCGCAGGCTCCACTGCTGGTTGGTGCCGCCGTTGCACGCCCAGAGGATGAGCTTCGTGCCGTTGGCCGTGCCGGCGCCGTTGGCGTCCAGGCACAGCCCGGACTGCACCCCGGTGATCGTGCCGTTGGCGTTGACGTTCCACTGCTGGTTGGCCTGGCCGTTGCAGTCCCAGATCACGACCTGGGTGCCGTTGGCGGTGCCCTGCCCGGAGGCGTCCAGACACTTGCTGCCGTACACCATGAGCTGCCGGCTGGCGGTCTGCGTCCACCGCTGGTTGGCCGCGCCGACGCAGTCCCAGAGCTGGGCCTGGGTGCCGTTGGTGGTGCTGGAGCCGCCGATCTCGGCGCACCGGCCGGACTGGACGCCGACGATCTGCGCGCCCTGCGGCGACGGGTTGCTGCCGCCCTGCACGCCGGCGTTGGCCATCACCGTCTGGGCGCCCGAGGGCCAGTTGTTGTTGCTGACGACCGTGTTGTTGTTGACGACGTTGCCCCGGTCGCCGTTGGTCACGTTGGTGCTGTTGTTGGTCGACCAGTTGTTGGTGACGGTGAAGTTGCCCATGTTCTCGGCGTACCAGTAGTTGGCGGTGGCCCAGGTGCCGGTGTTGGAGAACACGTTGGTGCGGGCGGTGTAGTAACGGGACCCCTCGTCGAAGTAGAGCCCGAACCAGCCGTTGGTGCGCAGGCAGTAGTTCTCGTTGATGGTCGCGCCCGGGTTCGCCGACAGCGTGTAGATGCACCCGCCGTCGGTCATCTGCTGCATGACGTCGTGCACGTAGTTGCCGATGACCTGGTTGTTGGACGCGGTGGTCGCCGTCGTGTAGCGGGGTTGGTAGTTGTACAGGCCACGGTTGGCGTAGTGGTTGCTGCCGCCGGCGTCGTTGGCGCCCCAGCCGTAGCCGACCGACAGGCCGGTGTACGGCATGTTGTAGACCTCGTTGTGGGAGACCAGGGCGGTGCTGACGTAGGTGGTCAGGATCGAGACGACCCCCCGGTACTCCAGGCCCAGGTCGTGCACCCGGTTGTTGCTGACGGTGATGTTGCGGTTGACCATCCGCTGGTCGCTGGGGTGGTGGGCGTCGGCCCGCACGCCGCCGACGACGATGCCGCCGGCCGAGTTGCGGGCGATCTCGGAACGGGTGACGGTGATGTTGCTGGCGCCGAGGCCGACCCCGCTGGCGTGGGCGTTGGCGTCGTTGCCGATGCCGATGGCGGTCTGCCCCAGGTTGACGAACTGCGAGTCGCTGAAGGTGATGGTGTTCGCGGCGGAGACCTGCACGGCGGCGGGCATCTGGGCCCAGTTCGGCCGGGTGGCCTCGAACTGGGGGCAGCCGGCCTGGCAGGAGGTCAGGGCGTCGGCCGGGCGGGCCCAGGTGCCGACGATGTGCGCGCCGGTCTGCTGGTCGGCGAAGCCGTTGCTGCTGCTGGGGCCGAGCCAGCTGGTGCCGGTGAAGGTGATCCCGCTGAACGAGATGTGGTGCGCGGGGGCGTCGTAGGTGCCGCCGACGTTCACCAGGGACTGCAACTGCGGCAGCTCGACGCTGACGCTGCTCATGTTCTGCCCGGCCAGCGGGATGTAGTTGAGCTGCCCGCTGCCCGGGTTGAGGTACCACTCCCCCGGCGCGTCGAGGAACTCGTACGCGTTGGTCAGGTAGAACGGGCCCGCGCGGTGTGGGCTGGAGAGGGTGTCGAAGCCGAACGTGTTGTTGTTCCAGGCCGGCTGCTGCATGGTCAGGAAGTTGCCGCTGATGCTCTGCACCGGGGAGTACCGGTCGGTGAACGAGCCCACGCTCTCCACCTCGACCCGGTTCTGGTTGCCCAGGTTGTTCAGGTAGTTGAGCGCGCTGTTGCTGAACCGCAGGCCGGAGGTGGTGAAGGTGAAGTCGGCCCGGTTCACGGCGGTGCGCGCGCGGGTGGCGACGGCGCCGTTGACGTAGAGCTGCCGGCTGTCGAGCCCGGCGGGGACGCTGGCCCGCCAGATGTTCTTGCCCGAGTCGACGAGCGACCAGCCGGTGACCGCCCGGGCACCGCTGACGACGGGTCGGGCGGACGCCGCGGCCCGCCACGTCACGGTGTAGCCGTTCGTGCCGGAGTCGGCGGCGGTCATCCGCAGCGGCGCGGCGAGCCGGTAGACGCCGTCGGCCAGCTCGACGACGATGTCGCCGGACATCGCCGCGGTGCGGGAACGGACGGCGTTCTGCGCCTCGGTCAGGGAACACGGCTGGCTGGCCGAGCACGCGGTGCCGCTGCCGGCGGGGGACGCGTAGAGGGTGGTGGTGGCCGCGAGGGCGGGTGTCGCCGGGGCGAACACGGCGGCCGCGGCGGCGGCCGTCGCCGCGGCGACGGCGGCCAGCACCGGCCGACGCCTGCTGGGTGATGACGGGACGGGCACGGGCGGGGCTCCTATCGTGGTGGGGTGGCGGCCGGGGTCAGGGCCGGACGGCGGGCGCGGCGCCGTCGTGGGTGTGCGCGGGCCCGCCGGGCCGGGTGGTGGCGTGCGGTCGGGCCGTGGTGTGGGCGTGGTCGGCCACCGCCAGCAGGCGTCGCCCGGCCCGTTCCGGCCGCACGTTGGGCCCGTCGGCGGCCGGGGGCTGCGGGCGGCGGTGGGGCGCGCGGAGCTGGTCCTCGGCGACCGTGACGCCCAGGCCCGGCGAGTCGCCGAGGACGAACGCGCCGTCGGAGACGTGCAGGTCGAGGCTGAGCCCGACCGGGGCGTGCAGGTCCTGCAACTCGCTGACCAGGTGGTTGGGCACCGACGTGGCGGCGTGCAGCAGGCCGATGGGGCTGTTGCCGATCGGGCTGACCGGCAGGTCGAAGGCGTGCGCCAGGGCGGACACCCGCAGGAAGTGGGTGACGCCCCACACCGCGGCGGCCTGGACGACGTCGACCGCCGCCGCGGCGAGCAGCGGACGGTACTGTTCGAGGCCGGTGAGGTTCTCGCCGGTCGCGACCGAGGCGCGGATGCCCTGCCCGACGGCGGCGAGGCCCTCGGCGTCCCACCGGCGCACGGGCTCCTCGATCCAGACCAGGTCCAGGTCGCGTTCGAGCTCGCAGACGTGCCGGACGGCCTGCTTGCGGGTCCACGCCTCGTTGACGTCGAGCATCAGGCCGGGCCGCTGCCCGTGCGCGGCGTCGGCCAGCACGTCGCGCACCAGGCGCAGGCGGTCGCGGTCCCGCTCGATGTCGAGGCCGCCCTTGAGCTTGGCGGCCCGCAGGCCGTGCCGGGCGTACTCCTGGTACGCCGCGGCCAGCTCGTCGTCGCCGAGCCCGATGTCCAGGCCGGACGCGTAGGCGGGGACCCGCCGGTCGCGGCCGCCCAGCAGCCGCCAGAGCGGTTGCCCGGCCGCCCGCGCCTTGATGTCCCACAGTGCGGTGTCGAGCGCGCCGATGGTGCCGAACACCGAGCCCGCGTGGCCCGCCTTGAACGTCTGCCGCAGCATCCGGTCGTACAGGCTGGTCACGGCGCGGGGATCCTCACCGTGCAGCGCCGCGAAGATGTTCTCGATGTCCCCGTGCGGGCCGAGGCCGACGCCGCTGATGCCCTCGTCGGTCTCGACCACGACGATGGGCACGGCGGTGACGCCGTCGGCGAAGACGCCGTTGGCGTCCCCGACGGGGCGTCCCCACTCCTGGCTGGTGGTCAGGGTCCGGTAACCGGTGATCCGCATGTCACCCCTTCGTGGAGCCGGCGGCGACGCCATCGGCGATCTGACGCTGGAGGAAGAGGTAGATCACCAGGACGGGGATCGCGGCGATCAGCACCCCGGAGGCGAAGGTGGGGATGTCGGCGGAGTACTGCCCGCGCAGCGAGGTCACCCCGACCATGAGGGTGCGGTGCTCGGTCGAGGGCATCAGCAGCAGCGCGATCAGCACGTCGTTCCAGCAGAACAGGGCGTCGAGGATGCCGACCGACAGCAACGCCGGGGCGCCCAGCGGCAGCATGATCCGCCGGTAGACGCCGTACACGCTGTTGCCGTCGATGCGGGCCGCGTCGACGATCTCCGTCGGGATGGTCCGGTAGTAGCTGGTCATCAGGAAGATCGTGAAGGGGAGGAACTGCGCGACGTAGGCGAGGACGAGGCCGGGGTAGGTGTCGACGAGCCCGGCGTCGGCCATGATCCGGTTCAACGGCACCATGATCACCTGGAACGGCACGAAGAGCGCCGCGAGGCAGCCCAGGAACAGCGCCGACGAGCCCCGGAAGCGCAGCTGGCTCAGGGCGAAGCCGGCCATGGAACCGAACAGCAGCAGCAGGACCACCGCGGCGGTCACCGTGCCGACCGAGTTCGCCAGGTACCGGGCCATGCCGACGCTGTTCCACGCGGTGGCGACGTTCTCCCAGCGCAGGGCGTCGGCCAGCGAGAAGCGGTCGAGGATGTACTCGCGGCGGGTCTTCATCGCCACGTTGGCGGTGAACACCAGCGGGTAGATCGTGGCCAGCGCCAGGAGGCTCATCGGGACGGCGAGCAGCCACCTGCCCGGCCGGACGCGGGACGTCACGCCTCCCTCACCCCCCGCCGGAGCAGGCTGATCTGCAGCAGCCCCACCACGAGCATGACGACGAACAGCACCGTCGAGGCGGCCGACGCGAGCGCCGGGCGGTTCATCTGTCCCTGCTGGATCCAGATGTAGTACTCCGGCAGATAGGTCGAGCCCTCGGGGCCGCCGCTGGTCATCACGTAGAGCAGGCCGAACATGGAGGTCAGCATCCCGATCATCGTGGTCACGAAGACGAACTGGATGGTGCGGGAGAGGCTGGGGACGATCACGTGCCGGATGGTCTGCGGCAGCGACGCGCCGTCGACCCGGGCCGCGTCCAGCAGCGAGGCGTCCAGGGTGGCGAACCCGGCGAGGAAGACCACAAGCGCCATGCCGAAGGTCGCCCAGATGTGGACGCCGACCACCACGAACATCGCCACGTCGGGGTCGCCCAGCCAGTCCGTCGGCCCGATGCCCACGCCGCCGAGCACGGTGTTGAGCGGGCCGTCGAAGGCGAGCAGGAGGTTGAAGATCGCGCCGACGATGACCGGGGAGAGCACCGCCGGGAAGAAGTAGACGCTGCGGTAGAAGCGGTGCCCGGGCACGCGCAGGTAGATGAACGTCGCGAGCAGGCCGGGGATCGCCACCGCCACCGGCAGCAGCAGCACGAGCAGCCCGACGTTGCGCAGCGCGCCCCGGAACAGCGGGTCGGCCAGCAGCTCCCGGTAGTTGTCGAGGCCGACCATCGTCCCGTCGCGGTCGCCGTCCCCGGTGAACGAGAAGTTGACCCCGAGCAGCAGCGGCCACAGCCGCAGCAGCACGATGACCAGCACGGCGGGGGCGAGCAGGACGTAGGGGGCGAGGCGTTCGCTCCGCCGGGCGCCACGGCCACGCCGGGCCGCGGCGCCCGGCAGCGCCGGCCGCTGGTGTCGCGCCCGGTCGGTCCGCCCGGCCACCACCGGACGGACCGACGTCAACGGTTCTCCACTCGGCACGGGTCAACCGGCCTGATCCGAGGCCGCCAACTGCCGCACGGCCTCGTCGACGGTGATCGAGCCGCTCAGCAGTTGCTGGGAGACCCGGCCCATCAGGTCCAGGGTGCGCGAGGAGAGCGCCACGTGCAGGGCGGGCTTGCCGCTGGCCAGGTCCGCGACGATCGTGGTCACGGCCGGGCCGCCCTGCGACACGTCGATCGTCGTGTCGGCGGCGATCGCGCCGGCCTGCGTGTGGAAGGCCGTCAGGGCGTCGGTCGAGGTCAACGACCGCACCAGGTCGGCGGCCAGCTTCGGGTCCCTGGTCCACCTGGCGACCCCGTACCCGATGCCGCCGTCGAACGGCAGGCTGGGGGTCGCCCCGGGGACGACCACCGGCGCGCGCATCACGCCGACCTTGTCGGCGGTGAGGAACTCGCCGAAGTCCTTCCAGTGCCCGATGTCGGACATCAGGCCGATGACGTGGGACGCCTTGGCGGACTGGAAGAGCGCGAACGCGTCGTTGAACATCGCCGTCGAGTTCGGCCCGTCGCTGTTGAGCTTCGCGTCCTGGGTCTCCTTCCAGAGCGCGAAGATCCGCTTGACGTGCGGCGAGGTCCAGTCCCGCTTGCCGGCGATCCAGGCGTCGTACTCCTGCGGGGTGAGCACGCCCGAGCC
This genomic window contains:
- a CDS encoding ABC transporter substrate-binding protein — translated: MKQRAVWPAILVAALVLGGCGSASGTRSSPGGSDAKLVVWDWKSGEPTAAQYIEKAKADFARKHPGVTVEFVAQPHDQYYTLLGTAIQSGKGPDVILFNGGGQIRDRVDALLPLDEYVAEDRQRLAGWDAFTKDGKTYAGPVTLQGHPIYYNRSLYEKAGLDPAKPAATWPEFVANCAAITKRTGTKCFALGNKEGIGIQFFLSAFGSGVLTPQEYDAWIAGKRDWTSPHVKRIFALWKETQDAKLNSDGPNSTAMFNDAFALFQSAKASHVIGLMSDIGHWKDFGEFLTADKVGVMRAPVVVPGATPSLPFDGGIGYGVARWTRDPKLAADLVRSLTSTDALTAFHTQAGAIAADTTIDVSQGGPAVTTIVADLASGKPALHVALSSRTLDLMGRVSQQLLSGSITVDEAVRQLAASDQAG
- a CDS encoding mandelate racemase/muconate lactonizing enzyme family protein; this translates as MRITGYRTLTTSQEWGRPVGDANGVFADGVTAVPIVVVETDEGISGVGLGPHGDIENIFAALHGEDPRAVTSLYDRMLRQTFKAGHAGSVFGTIGALDTALWDIKARAAGQPLWRLLGGRDRRVPAYASGLDIGLGDDELAAAYQEYARHGLRAAKLKGGLDIERDRDRLRLVRDVLADAAHGQRPGLMLDVNEAWTRKQAVRHVCELERDLDLVWIEEPVRRWDAEGLAAVGQGIRASVATGENLTGLEQYRPLLAAAAVDVVQAAAVWGVTHFLRVSALAHAFDLPVSPIGNSPIGLLHAATSVPNHLVSELQDLHAPVGLSLDLHVSDGAFVLGDSPGLGVTVAEDQLRAPHRRPQPPAADGPNVRPERAGRRLLAVADHAHTTARPHATTRPGGPAHTHDGAAPAVRP
- a CDS encoding carbohydrate ABC transporter permease; its protein translation is MTSRVRPGRWLLAVPMSLLALATIYPLVFTANVAMKTRREYILDRFSLADALRWENVATAWNSVGMARYLANSVGTVTAAVVLLLLFGSMAGFALSQLRFRGSSALFLGCLAALFVPFQVIMVPLNRIMADAGLVDTYPGLVLAYVAQFLPFTIFLMTSYYRTIPTEIVDAARIDGNSVYGVYRRIMLPLGAPALLSVGILDALFCWNDVLIALLLMPSTEHRTLMVGVTSLRGQYSADIPTFASGVLIAAIPVLVIYLFLQRQIADGVAAGSTKG
- a CDS encoding ricin-type beta-trefoil lectin domain protein gives rise to the protein MPVPSSPSRRRPVLAAVAAATAAAAAAVFAPATPALAATTTLYASPAGSGTACSASQPCSLTEAQNAVRSRTAAMSGDIVVELADGVYRLAAPLRMTAADSGTNGYTVTWRAAASARPVVSGARAVTGWSLVDSGKNIWRASVPAGLDSRQLYVNGAVATRARTAVNRADFTFTTSGLRFSNSALNYLNNLGNQNRVEVESVGSFTDRYSPVQSISGNFLTMQQPAWNNNTFGFDTLSSPHRAGPFYLTNAYEFLDAPGEWYLNPGSGQLNYIPLAGQNMSSVSVELPQLQSLVNVGGTYDAPAHHISFSGITFTGTSWLGPSSSNGFADQQTGAHIVGTWARPADALTSCQAGCPQFEATRPNWAQMPAAVQVSAANTITFSDSQFVNLGQTAIGIGNDANAHASGVGLGASNITVTRSEIARNSAGGIVVGGVRADAHHPSDQRMVNRNITVSNNRVHDLGLEYRGVVSILTTYVSTALVSHNEVYNMPYTGLSVGYGWGANDAGGSNHYANRGLYNYQPRYTTATTASNNQVIGNYVHDVMQQMTDGGCIYTLSANPGATINENYCLRTNGWFGLYFDEGSRYYTARTNVFSNTGTWATANYWYAENMGNFTVTNNWSTNNSTNVTNGDRGNVVNNNTVVSNNNWPSGAQTVMANAGVQGGSNPSPQGAQIVGVQSGRCAEIGGSSTTNGTQAQLWDCVGAANQRWTQTASRQLMVYGSKCLDASGQGTANGTQVVIWDCNGQANQQWNVNANGTITGVQSGLCLDANGAGTANGTKLILWACNGGTNQQWSLRS
- a CDS encoding oxidoreductase — encoded protein: MTTFTLAQLPAMTGRTVVVTGANSGIGRAAARALAARGARVVLAVRDPAKGEAAAATMTGDVDVRRLDLADLASVRAFAEGYAEPIDVLINNAGVMIPPLGRTADGFELQFGTNHLGHFALTNLLLPRIRGRVVTVSSSGHRAGRIDFADLNWERRPYRAFPAYAQSKLANLLFTAELHRRLTESGSPVRATVAHPGLAATNLLGHLDGDRSLLHRLQTAVTDRLAQSDEDGALPTLYAAVADVPGGSYAGPGGFLEARGTPKLVGRSKAARDGAAARRLWTVSEELTGVAFPLAAQRAR
- a CDS encoding carbohydrate ABC transporter permease; translated protein: MTSVRPVVAGRTDRARHQRPALPGAAARRGRGARRSERLAPYVLLAPAVLVIVLLRLWPLLLGVNFSFTGDGDRDGTMVGLDNYRELLADPLFRGALRNVGLLVLLLPVAVAIPGLLATFIYLRVPGHRFYRSVYFFPAVLSPVIVGAIFNLLLAFDGPLNTVLGGVGIGPTDWLGDPDVAMFVVVGVHIWATFGMALVVFLAGFATLDASLLDAARVDGASLPQTIRHVIVPSLSRTIQFVFVTTMIGMLTSMFGLLYVMTSGGPEGSTYLPEYYIWIQQGQMNRPALASAASTVLFVVMLVVGLLQISLLRRGVREA
- a CDS encoding LacI family DNA-binding transcriptional regulator, whose product is MNIGEIARRAGVSRSTVSYVLSGKRTVSEPTRQRIQAVIDELDYRPNASARALKEGRTRTLGLVIPPASQRLTDMQLGFVASVVEAAARHDLDVLLSPSGGDHDRSFERIVAGRRVDGVVLMEIRLSDDRVTRLAKVGLPFVTIGRTAEPHGMSWIDVDYAGLIARCVHHLADLGHRHVALVNRSAELVASGYGPSHRALAGFRAAVAERGLVGVDVCCGDDAASGEACVAQLLATYPQLTAMATINEAALPGVQRALAGAGLAVPGDFSVTGVAARHWAEDFSPPLTAADVPMADMGTEAVALLLEIIAAPGAVPRHRLYNPPVSLRSSTGPARPR
- a CDS encoding TetR/AcrR family transcriptional regulator; protein product: MPAYHHGNLRPTLLAAAERSLRQHGAEQLSLRELAREVGVSHAAPRRHFPDRQALLDALAEAGFARLHAQLRAALAAAGGDFGPRLHAMAAAYLRFATEDAALLELMFTRKHRAGADHLVEAAAAPFGLMQDLIVQGQAQGVLEPGDPERVGIVLFATLQGIAMLVNGNLVASELLDGITQTAVDQFIRGSRRH
- a CDS encoding amylo-alpha-1,6-glucosidase; its protein translation is MTVAPPGPEFPIQDIPFSYRGSWLDISPVIAEKTYADDLHLVSHQTGLHAVLRLTPAGSDATVVATPTLLTWRDRAGRIEAVYAGPDTLRLRGRRLGLRIAAAAATLTPFSGTYLYLDPLDGSHVFTSYETGRRYRVTVLSGALRRTGGVEALGTADRFLDLPGDQPWEVAIEEYATARAPHAATATFDRLHHDRSTEFAAFVDAVAPWRGPDTPAADLAAYVLWSATVAPAGFVTRPAVLMSKHWMDKVWSWDHCFNAIALAAGEPELAWHQFHLPFDHQDPAGALPDSVTHSEVLHNYVKPPIHGWALRRLRRRLPAPPDRAALARTYERLARWTGFWLDARRAPGQDLPHYQHGNDSGWDNATTFDGGRVVQTADLAAFLVAQLRCLADLATELGEPAGRWSAEADRIRAALLRDLWDGARFTARDPRTGRRRASRSLLDLMPVTLGADLPTPVAAALARGVEAHLTTHGLATEPPDSADYLADGYWRGPIWAPSTVLVEDGLRRAGHTGLADEISRRFLALCEKSGFAENFDAETGAGLRDRAYTWTASSYLILAAAQQGRRAAGG